The stretch of DNA CCCTATGGCGACGATCCCTGGACCGGTCGCCTTGACGGCCTGTTCAGCGAGATCTTCGAGCGCGAGGTGGCGGTGTTCCCGGTGGCTACCGGCACGGCGGCCAACGTCCTCGGCCTCGCCCTGTTCACGCCGCCCTACGGCGCGATCTACTGCCACACCGATTCGCACATCGTGGTCGACGAATGCGGCGCGCCCGAGCTCTATACCGGCGGCGCCAAGCTGGTCGACCTTCCCGGCGCCGACGGCAAGCTGAGCGCCGGCGATCTCGATGCGGCGATCGGCGCAGCCGGGGCCGGCGACGTCCATCACGTCCAGCCGGCGGCGATCTCGATCACCCAGGCGACCGAGGCGGGGACGGTCTACAGCCTCGACGAGGTCGCCGCGATCGGCGAGGTCGCGAACAAGTATGGGCTCGCCCTGCACATGGACGGCGCCCGCTTCGCCAACGCCGTCGCGGGGCTCGGCTGCACGCCCGCCGCCACCACCTGGCAGGCCGGGGTCGACGTCCTCGCCTTCGGCGCGACCAAGAACGGCGCCCTGGCCGCCGAGGCGGTGGTCTTCTTCGACCCGGCGCGGGCCGAGACCTTCGGCTATCGGCGCAAGCGCGGCGGCCACCTGTTCTCAAAGATGCGCTTCCTGTCGGCCCAGCTCGAAGCCTATGTGAGTGACGGCCTGTGGCTCGACAACGCGCGCCACGCCAACGCCATGGCAACGCGGCTCGGCGCCGGGCTGGCGGCGGTCGACGGCGTCCGCCTGCTCTATCCCGTCGACGCCAACGTGTTCTTCGTCGAGATGCCCAGGGCCATCGCCGACGGGCTCGAGGCCGACGGCTTCCGCTTCTACCGCATGAAAGATAACGGGCGCACGACCGTTCGTCTGGTCACCGCCTTCAACACCCGGGTCGAGGATGTCGACGGCTTCGTCGCCTCGGCCGCTAGCCACGGTGCCGGCGCGCGGCGCGCCTGATCCGCCGCCCTTGATCCCGGCCCGCGCATTCGCTATGTCAGGGGCTCGCGTCCCCTTCGTCTAGCGGCCTAGGACATCGGCCTCTCACGCCGAAAACACGGGTTCGAGTCCCGTAGGGGACGCCAAGTTTCGTGAGGATCGTGAAATCGGGCGGTTATCGCTCCTATACCTGCATTCGCTGCGCCCTCACGGATGCTGATGGAAGAATTTGTTGGTGATCTTCCACTCGCCATCGGCTTTCAGCACCGTGAACAGGTCGGTGAACCGATGACCGGTCCAGTTGTCGAGTTCGAGCCGCATGGTCGCGACCGAGTCGACAGGGTCGATGCTGGCCCATGGTGGGAATATTCTGAACTTTATCGGTGACGCGGTGCTGGCGATATTCCCAATTCGAAAGCGGCGGACGACAGCGAAACAGGCACGCAAATGCGCTCGCCGCAAGCCGTGACGCGCAACGGCGGCTGGCCGCCACCAACGCGAATCGGGAAGGGCTCGGTGCCAAGGCGTTGGCATTTGGCTTGGAGCTACATGTGGGCGACGTGCGCTTTGGCAATATCGGGGTACCGGAGCGCGTTTCATTCTCCGTCATAGGGCCGACGGCAAATGAAGTGGCGCGGCTCGAGGCACTGACGAAGAAGTTGGGCCGCCCGGTACTGGCAACCGAAAGCTTTGCTCGCAACGTGGCGGCTAAAGGGGTTCGGCTGGGGCTTCACAAACTCCGCGGCGTGGGCGAACCGATCGAGGTTTGTGCGCCAGCGCCGCCCGACTTCTTCCGGGCTCAAGATTACTGGCAGCTTGCGTGCCTCGTGAGCGGTGGTAATCCCGGCC from Alphaproteobacteria bacterium encodes:
- a CDS encoding nuclear transport factor 2 family protein, with the translated sequence MPTPWHRALPDSRWWRPAAVARHGLRRAHLRACFAVVRRFRIGNIASTASPIKFRIFPPWASIDPVDSVATMRLELDNWTGHRFTDLFTVLKADGEWKITNKFFHQHP
- a CDS encoding low specificity L-threonine aldolase, translating into MNFCSDNVTGVAPEIMAALTTANETIAAMPYGDDPWTGRLDGLFSEIFEREVAVFPVATGTAANVLGLALFTPPYGAIYCHTDSHIVVDECGAPELYTGGAKLVDLPGADGKLSAGDLDAAIGAAGAGDVHHVQPAAISITQATEAGTVYSLDEVAAIGEVANKYGLALHMDGARFANAVAGLGCTPAATTWQAGVDVLAFGATKNGALAAEAVVFFDPARAETFGYRRKRGGHLFSKMRFLSAQLEAYVSDGLWLDNARHANAMATRLGAGLAAVDGVRLLYPVDANVFFVEMPRAIADGLEADGFRFYRMKDNGRTTVRLVTAFNTRVEDVDGFVASAASHGAGARRA